A single window of Terriglobia bacterium DNA harbors:
- a CDS encoding NAD(P)H-hydrate dehydratase translates to MRILSAAEMREVDELTSERHGIPSLTLMENAGSGIAAHCASRVNSLGSTQILIVCGKGNNGGDGLVAARYLIQRGLSIHVVLLASYEQVKGDARANLDALIQTGLRPHSIMKIEDWVEYASSMPALDLVVDAILGTGLTHPVEGFLSQVIEDINRRFSPETVLAVDLPSGLVADSHEVVGPAIRAHTTLTMTAPKVCLAFPPAAELAGEVQVIPIGSPDSLVDERAKQNLYWLKESDCRFVVAPRPVGSNKGAYGHALIIAGSVGKTGAAALAGRSALRAGAGLVTVATAASAQPLVAQSMPELMTIPLAETPVGSVDLACFDYGVLDNALSGKTVLAIGPGMSMFPDTQEFIRRVVTRYRLPMILDADAVNAFVDHTSDLDGKGRTLILTPHPGEFARLIRTTPQVVQADRRDFAREFATRHQVILVLKGFRTVVATPEGDILVSPAGNPGMAKGGSGDALTGIMAGLLSQFSKAPPARVASAAVFLHGRAGDYARDRWGETAMLAGDLIDSLPEVLRDLARSTTPLSDRTTL, encoded by the coding sequence ATGCGAATTCTCTCTGCGGCGGAGATGCGGGAAGTCGATGAACTGACCAGCGAGCGTCATGGCATTCCCAGCTTGACCCTGATGGAGAATGCCGGATCCGGGATCGCGGCGCATTGCGCCTCGCGCGTAAATTCCCTTGGCTCGACACAGATCCTCATCGTTTGTGGAAAAGGCAACAACGGCGGCGACGGCCTGGTGGCGGCCCGGTATCTCATCCAACGCGGCCTGTCCATCCATGTTGTGCTGCTCGCCTCCTACGAGCAGGTGAAAGGCGATGCCCGGGCAAACCTGGATGCGCTCATTCAGACCGGCCTCCGGCCACACTCCATCATGAAGATTGAGGACTGGGTCGAATACGCCTCTTCGATGCCCGCCCTCGATCTGGTCGTGGACGCCATTCTCGGCACCGGGCTCACCCATCCGGTGGAGGGATTCCTGTCACAAGTGATTGAGGACATCAACCGGCGTTTTTCCCCCGAAACGGTTCTTGCGGTCGACCTTCCTTCCGGACTGGTCGCCGATTCCCACGAAGTGGTGGGCCCCGCCATCCGTGCCCATACCACATTGACCATGACGGCTCCCAAGGTCTGCCTCGCCTTCCCTCCCGCGGCCGAGTTGGCGGGAGAGGTCCAAGTGATTCCGATTGGGAGCCCTGACTCATTAGTCGACGAGAGAGCGAAACAAAACCTTTACTGGTTGAAGGAATCTGATTGCCGGTTTGTTGTCGCCCCCCGTCCGGTGGGCTCCAACAAGGGCGCTTACGGCCACGCCCTGATCATTGCGGGCTCTGTGGGAAAAACCGGCGCCGCCGCCCTGGCGGGCCGTTCGGCCCTGCGGGCGGGAGCAGGACTGGTCACCGTGGCGACTGCGGCCAGCGCCCAGCCCCTGGTGGCTCAGTCCATGCCGGAGTTGATGACTATTCCGCTGGCCGAAACACCGGTCGGCAGCGTCGATCTCGCCTGTTTTGACTATGGAGTCCTCGACAACGCGCTGTCCGGAAAGACGGTTCTGGCCATCGGCCCGGGAATGTCGATGTTTCCGGATACCCAGGAATTCATTCGACGCGTGGTGACCCGATACCGGCTTCCCATGATCCTTGATGCGGACGCGGTCAATGCCTTTGTGGATCATACTTCGGACCTGGATGGGAAAGGCCGAACCCTCATCCTGACTCCGCACCCGGGGGAATTCGCGCGCTTGATCCGGACCACTCCGCAAGTCGTTCAGGCCGATCGTAGAGACTTTGCGCGCGAGTTCGCCACGCGACACCAGGTGATCCTGGTGCTGAAGGGGTTCCGCACGGTCGTCGCCACACCGGAGGGCGACATCCTTGTGTCTCCGGCGGGAAATCCGGGAATGGCCAAGGGGGGCTCGGGCGATGCGCTGACCGGAATCATGGCCGGCCTGTTGTCGCAATTCTCAAAGGCGCCCCCTGCCCGGGTCGCGTCCGCCGCTGTGTTTCTTCATGGCCGGGCGGGCGATTATGCGAGAGATCGTTGGGGAGAGACGGCCATGCTGGCAGGCGATCTGATTGATTCTCTGCCGGAGGTTTTGCGGGACCTCGCTCGTTCAACCACACCCCTGTCTGACCGCACCACCCTGTGA
- the tsaE gene encoding tRNA (adenosine(37)-N6)-threonylcarbamoyltransferase complex ATPase subunit type 1 TsaE — MPRRMEPTTQEISTHASEETYQFGFNLGRSLSTPRNVLLFGELGVGKTVLAKGLVCGLGIEDPNDVVSPSFTLIQEYHINARIIHHVDLYRVDDPREIEGLGLEELLLDDSAYVIVEWADKLPLSNIPGTIHIHMRDLGDDDRAIQVEYR, encoded by the coding sequence ATGCCTCGACGAATGGAGCCGACCACCCAGGAAATCTCAACGCACGCTTCCGAGGAGACTTATCAATTTGGCTTCAATCTGGGGCGGTCTCTTTCAACCCCCCGGAATGTCCTCCTGTTTGGCGAGCTCGGCGTCGGAAAGACGGTTCTGGCAAAGGGATTGGTGTGTGGGCTGGGCATCGAGGACCCGAACGATGTGGTGAGCCCTTCCTTCACCCTGATCCAGGAGTATCATATCAACGCCAGGATCATCCATCACGTGGACTTGTACCGGGTCGATGACCCCCGGGAGATTGAGGGGCTCGGGCTCGAGGAGTTGCTCCTCGATGACTCCGCGTATGTTATCGTGGAGTGGGCAGACAAACTGCCGCTCTCAAATATTCCGGGCACCATTCACATTCACATGCGAGATTTGGGCGATGACGACCGCGCCATCCAGGTGGAATACCGATGA
- a CDS encoding DUF2848 domain-containing protein gives MKLNMEIVSLENDHRRMVEFEPKLLICAEFSGWKQVLGGDQKASLEKTEGGLLERTPHFFPVSPYLLTNDDRIVVQGKHTSGEVEYVALKFEDEVYLSVGSDHCDRQTETFSLGKSKQLCPKVMARQMILHREIRPYRDELKLSSFVASYDRKVPYQSAFVADLMRLGSLIRSCPLNIDLNGAVMFSGTVPTIADMPAYASHFYFQLELARFKLSIAHDYAIEVLPEAV, from the coding sequence ATGAAACTCAATATGGAAATCGTGTCTCTGGAAAACGACCACCGACGTATGGTCGAATTCGAACCCAAGCTGCTCATCTGTGCTGAATTCTCCGGCTGGAAGCAGGTCCTGGGCGGGGATCAGAAGGCATCGCTCGAAAAGACGGAGGGGGGCCTTCTGGAAAGAACTCCGCACTTTTTCCCGGTTTCCCCCTACCTGCTGACCAATGACGACAGGATCGTTGTCCAGGGCAAGCATACGTCCGGCGAAGTGGAATACGTCGCGCTCAAATTTGAAGACGAGGTCTATCTCTCGGTCGGAAGCGATCACTGCGACCGCCAGACCGAGACCTTTTCGCTGGGGAAATCCAAGCAACTCTGCCCGAAAGTCATGGCGCGACAGATGATCCTTCACCGGGAAATACGCCCCTACCGGGATGAACTGAAGCTGAGTTCCTTCGTGGCTTCCTATGACCGCAAGGTGCCTTACCAGTCGGCTTTCGTCGCCGACTTGATGCGGCTGGGATCGCTCATCCGCAGTTGCCCGCTGAATATCGACCTGAATGGGGCAGTCATGTTCTCGGGCACCGTCCCCACCATTGCCGATATGCCGGCCTACGCCTCGCATTTTTACTTTCAACTTGAGCTGGCGAGATTCAAACTTTCGATTGCCCACGACTACGCTATTGAAGTGTTGCCCGAGGCGGTGTAA
- a CDS encoding insulinase family protein, with translation MIIPAGLPGQSAPPRLRKPGTPAAKEPAQPTPSRLIGNYKSREDHGPYSKVIYRNDLVLIVKEHHATPLASLTLLLKIPGLAPTAENELLLRVAALTLLPSNEPLETNGTESSFSSLGGITRSTVTPDRMEWTVTFPAEAIQKIYPLVVQRLLKTEPSPELVTSALKTLSRPEGMNDRSAGGRELFILMGYPAPISVPSEATPDLLTSLKQFLTHSLQASQMIVSVVGDFDRERVIQQVGEHFLRLPEQPSKPKATPVPISPTPGLQYTLLQSTDGLAGAGFYFHSKPAWTPTFAVLSSLLARGEMSSLRHDLMYQRALISSLSAEGLQVDGENFFAVHFSCPSEALDQATVYLLARLRQITSAAPSDDEMLRARRQFTLAWELANRAPSAVSERLAEYEAGRGYLAYTTVLSDLDKVTAEEVAGAANGLFTLDTAHAIERWPMALASRPFTPASYRDFVDLAVPRALNKIGKKAEQGSANLPASPERSAPYVGNLDRSQLKAEPWNKYSILRGPNVFVNEFHLSPLVTIEVLYPGGQFFESNDLAGMTALAVWSSIQSTKDKTHDELWFQLESLGATLVPLVKNDLFGYALTAPPSTAPACIDLLLEMLLEPRFSTEDVAAVKLQLLEQLQSQLESPRSFAADKLRTSFFSHTDLYPSLAKRMATVRKATEKDMAAWWERIQKDIQPTLVILGDTQGTEYVAPFARKLSSSKWKPGSFEPLSTIKTPKLPAMVQDSVQTALSPLLMMGFHGPAFGAPETDVIEIAKWLFKDVFNHPRVTEFFYLRSFEGDRDERPGDPTALANQALRQMSALLASNSAVPAAQKMWQTDRKLQDLDSVFKGLSFFRRSFGSPDVESAGKAEQTASQMTAPQLRDALTTIFQPQNLLACYVTPSSH, from the coding sequence ATGATTATTCCTGCCGGTCTTCCGGGCCAATCCGCCCCGCCACGATTGCGCAAGCCGGGCACCCCCGCGGCCAAGGAACCCGCGCAGCCCACGCCCTCGCGTTTGATCGGGAACTACAAATCACGCGAGGACCACGGCCCCTATTCAAAGGTCATCTACCGCAATGACCTTGTCTTGATCGTCAAGGAGCACCATGCCACACCGTTGGCTTCCCTGACTCTGCTCTTGAAGATTCCAGGTCTTGCGCCGACTGCCGAAAACGAATTATTGCTGAGAGTCGCAGCGCTGACCCTTCTCCCCTCGAATGAACCCCTCGAAACGAACGGCACAGAGTCGTCCTTCTCTTCCCTTGGCGGAATTACCCGTTCAACGGTGACGCCGGACCGAATGGAATGGACAGTCACCTTCCCGGCGGAGGCTATCCAGAAAATATATCCACTGGTCGTCCAGAGACTTCTCAAGACGGAACCTTCCCCGGAATTGGTGACCTCAGCGCTGAAAACCCTGTCGCGGCCGGAAGGAATGAACGATCGCAGTGCCGGGGGACGCGAGTTATTCATCCTGATGGGTTACCCGGCCCCAATTTCGGTCCCTTCGGAAGCGACACCTGACCTCTTGACCTCTCTGAAGCAGTTTCTCACACACTCACTCCAGGCCTCCCAGATGATTGTTTCGGTTGTCGGAGATTTTGACCGCGAGAGGGTGATTCAACAGGTGGGAGAACACTTCCTGAGGCTTCCGGAACAACCGTCGAAACCTAAGGCCACTCCTGTTCCCATAAGCCCCACGCCAGGGCTCCAGTACACCCTGCTCCAATCCACGGATGGATTGGCGGGGGCTGGTTTTTATTTCCATTCAAAGCCCGCCTGGACCCCGACCTTCGCGGTGTTGTCTTCCCTTCTCGCCCGGGGAGAAATGTCTTCGCTGCGCCACGATCTGATGTACCAGCGCGCCCTGATCTCCTCCCTTTCCGCTGAGGGGCTCCAGGTCGACGGTGAAAATTTCTTTGCAGTCCACTTCTCCTGTCCTTCCGAGGCGCTCGACCAAGCGACTGTTTACCTTCTGGCGCGCCTTCGCCAAATTACCAGTGCAGCACCCTCCGATGACGAGATGCTGCGGGCGCGTCGACAGTTTACTCTGGCTTGGGAGCTGGCAAATCGGGCGCCTTCCGCTGTCAGTGAGCGTTTAGCGGAATACGAAGCCGGGCGGGGTTATCTGGCCTACACGACTGTGCTGTCGGATCTCGACAAGGTCACGGCAGAGGAAGTCGCCGGAGCTGCAAACGGACTGTTCACGCTGGATACAGCACATGCCATCGAGCGCTGGCCGATGGCTCTTGCCTCGAGGCCATTTACTCCCGCGAGCTACCGCGATTTTGTCGACCTGGCGGTTCCACGGGCGTTGAACAAGATCGGGAAGAAGGCGGAGCAGGGGAGCGCCAACCTGCCTGCATCCCCGGAACGATCCGCCCCCTATGTAGGCAACCTCGACCGCAGCCAGTTGAAAGCCGAGCCTTGGAACAAGTATTCCATCCTTCGGGGACCGAATGTCTTTGTCAACGAATTCCATCTTTCGCCCCTGGTCACCATCGAGGTCCTCTACCCCGGCGGACAATTCTTCGAATCGAACGACCTTGCGGGCATGACCGCGCTCGCCGTGTGGTCCTCCATTCAGTCAACAAAGGACAAGACCCATGACGAATTGTGGTTCCAGCTCGAGTCTCTGGGCGCGACCCTTGTCCCCCTTGTGAAAAACGATCTATTCGGCTATGCCCTGACCGCCCCTCCTTCGACGGCCCCCGCCTGTATCGACCTCCTCCTGGAGATGCTCCTGGAACCGAGATTCTCAACGGAGGATGTCGCCGCCGTGAAGTTGCAACTGCTCGAACAACTCCAATCTCAACTCGAATCCCCGCGGAGTTTTGCAGCCGACAAACTGAGAACCTCTTTTTTCAGTCATACCGACCTCTACCCTTCCCTCGCTAAGCGGATGGCCACTGTCCGGAAGGCAACGGAGAAGGACATGGCGGCCTGGTGGGAGCGCATCCAGAAGGACATTCAGCCGACCCTGGTCATCCTGGGCGATACTCAGGGAACGGAATACGTCGCGCCCTTCGCCCGAAAACTCAGCAGCTCTAAATGGAAACCCGGTTCGTTTGAGCCGCTCAGTACCATCAAGACACCCAAACTGCCGGCCATGGTCCAGGACTCCGTTCAGACCGCCCTGTCTCCACTTTTGATGATGGGTTTCCATGGTCCCGCGTTCGGCGCCCCGGAGACGGATGTGATTGAGATCGCGAAGTGGCTCTTTAAAGACGTGTTCAATCACCCCCGCGTGACCGAGTTTTTTTACTTGCGGTCGTTCGAGGGCGACCGGGATGAGCGTCCGGGTGACCCCACCGCCCTTGCCAACCAGGCTCTGAGGCAGATGTCGGCCTTGCTTGCGAGCAACTCGGCTGTCCCCGCCGCACAAAAAATGTGGCAGACCGATCGGAAGTTGCAGGATCTGGATTCCGTCTTCAAGGGGCTTTCCTTCTTTCGACGTTCCTTTGGATCCCCTGATGTCGAATCGGCGGGCAAGGCTGAGCAGACCGCCTCCCAGATGACGGCCCCTCAACTCCGGGACGCGCTCACTACCATCTTCCAGCCCCAAAACCTGCTGGCCTGCTACGTGACCCCATCCTCCCATTAA
- the aroF gene encoding 3-deoxy-7-phosphoheptulonate synthase, translating into MLIVMRSHATPEEIRKVCETIESMGLKAHPIPGAERTAIGVTGNQGEVDIGALEDLPGVVETIAVSKPYKLVSRELKPEDTIVRVGNAAIGCKALAIMAGPCAIESYDQAMTVAETVKKSGARFFRGGAYKPRTSPYSFQGLGIEGLKILAKVREAFGLAIVTEAVDPESLAAVEEYADMIQIGARNMQNFSLLKLAGRARKPVLLKRGMSATLDEFLMAAEYIMSEGNYQVALCERGVRTFADHTRNTLDLSVVPAVKRLSHLPIIVDPSHGTGKRDKVIPLSRAAIAVGADGLIIEVHPQPDHALSDGAQSLYPTQFERLMSEIGQIAPVVDRTLT; encoded by the coding sequence ATGTTGATCGTGATGCGGTCGCATGCCACCCCGGAGGAGATTCGCAAGGTCTGTGAAACCATTGAGTCGATGGGACTCAAGGCGCATCCTATCCCGGGCGCGGAACGGACTGCGATTGGAGTAACGGGCAACCAGGGCGAGGTGGATATCGGCGCCCTCGAGGACCTCCCCGGTGTCGTGGAAACCATAGCGGTCTCAAAACCCTACAAACTGGTCAGCCGTGAATTGAAGCCCGAGGACACCATCGTGCGCGTGGGCAATGCGGCCATCGGATGCAAAGCATTGGCGATTATGGCCGGCCCCTGCGCCATTGAAAGTTATGACCAGGCGATGACGGTTGCAGAGACGGTCAAGAAAAGTGGAGCGCGTTTCTTCCGCGGAGGCGCCTACAAGCCCCGGACCTCCCCATACAGCTTTCAAGGCCTCGGGATCGAAGGGCTGAAAATCCTGGCCAAGGTTCGAGAGGCCTTTGGGCTTGCGATTGTGACGGAGGCGGTCGATCCTGAGAGCCTGGCCGCCGTCGAAGAATATGCCGACATGATTCAGATCGGCGCCCGCAACATGCAGAATTTCTCGCTTTTGAAACTCGCGGGAAGGGCCCGCAAACCGGTGCTTCTGAAGCGGGGGATGTCGGCGACTCTCGACGAATTTCTGATGGCGGCGGAATACATCATGTCGGAAGGAAACTATCAGGTGGCCCTGTGCGAACGCGGGGTCCGGACCTTTGCGGACCATACCCGCAATACCCTGGACCTGAGCGTAGTTCCCGCGGTCAAGCGGCTTTCACACCTTCCGATCATCGTCGATCCCAGTCATGGAACCGGCAAACGCGATAAGGTGATCCCGTTGTCGCGGGCTGCCATCGCGGTGGGGGCCGATGGTCTGATCATTGAAGTGCATCCGCAGCCCGACCATGCCCTGTCGGACGGGGCCCAATCACTTTATCCGACGCAATTTGAGCGTTTGATGTCAGAGATCGGCCAAATCGCTCCCGTGGTGGACCGTACCCTCACCTGA